The window CTGGAAGCACCGCCAGAACCCCGGTTTCCTCGACCGCCTCCCGCTGGTCCTCGGCTGGGACGTCTCCGGCGTCGTCGAGGCGGTCGGCCCGGGCGTGACGATCCACCGCCCCGGCGACGAGGTCTTCGGGATGCTGCCCTACCCCTACGGCGTCGGCGCGTTCGCCGAGTACGCGGTGGCCCCGGCCCGCGCGCTGGTCCGCAAGCCGGCCGGGGTCGACCACGTCCAGGCGGGCGCGATCCCGCTGGCGGCGCTGACCGCCTGGCAGGTGCTGGTCGACGCGGCGGGCGTCCGGCCCGGCGAGCGCGTCCTGATCCACGCGGCGGCGGGCGGTGTCGGCCACCTCGCCGTGCAGATCGCCAAGACCCGCGGCGCGTACGTGATCGGCACGGCCAGCGCCCCCAAGCACGCGCTGCTGCGCGAACTGGGCGCCGACGAGCTGATCGACTACCGCACGGAGGACTTCACCCGGATCGCCCCGGTCGACCTCGTCCTGGACACCATCGGCGGCGACACCGCGATCCGCTCGCTGGACACCCTGAAGCCGGGCGGCCGGCTGATCAGCATCGCGCTCGGAGCGCTGCCCGCCGACCTCGCCGAGCAGGCCGCGGCCCGGGGCGTCGAGGCCGTCCCGCTGCTGGTCGAGGCCGACCAGGCCGGTATGCGGGCGATCGCCGGGCTGGTCGAGGCGGGTGAGCTGCGGGCCGTCGTGGAGGCCGTCTTCCCGCTCGCCGACGCCGCCAAGGGGCACGACCTGGGTGACACCGGCCGGGTCACCGGGAAGGTCGTGCTGACCGTCGGCGAGTAGCGCCCGTACGCACCGCCGGCCGTACGCACCGCCGCCCGGCCCGCCCCGACGTGTCGGGGCGGGCCGGGCCGGGCCATCGCGCCGCCTCGCCGCCGGTGAGGCGCCCCTGTGAGAGGCTCGCCCCATGGAACAGCGTGTACTCGGCCGCACCGGCCGACCCGTCTCCGTCGTGGGGCTCGGTACCTGGCAGCTCGGCGCGGACTGGGGTGACGTCCGCGAGGAGGACGCGCTCGACGTCCTGAACACCTCCGTCGAGGCCGGCGTCACCCTCTTCGACACCGCCGACGTCTACGGCGACGGCCGCAGCGAGCAGCTGATCGGCCACTACCTGAAGGGCCGCCCGGACGCCGGGGTCTTCGTCGCCACCAAGTTCGGCCGCCGGGCCGAGCAGCGCCCGGAGCACTACAACCTCGCCAACTTCCGTGCCTGGTCCGACCGTTCCCGCTCCAACCTGGGCGTGGACCGGCTCGACCTGGTGCAGCTGCACTGCCCGCCGACGCCGGTCTACTCCGACGACGAGGTGTACGACGCCCTGGACACCCTGGTCGCCGAGGAGCGGATCGCCGCCTACGGCGTCAGCGTGGAGACCTGCGCGCAGGCCCTGACCGCGATCGCCCGGCCCGGTGTCGCGAGCGTCCAGATCATCCTGAACGCCTTCCGGCTGAAGCCGCTGGAGCTGGTCCTTCCCGCCGCCGCGGCCGCCGGGGTGGGCATCCTGGCCCGCGTGCCGCTCGCCTCGGGGCTGCTCTCCGGCCGCTACACCGCGCGGACCGCGTTCGCCGCGGACGACCACCGCACCTACAACCGGCACGGCGAGGCCTTCGACCAGGGAGAGACCTTCTCCGGCGTGGACTTCACGACCGGCGTCGAGGCGGCGGCGGAGTTCGCCGCACTC of the Kitasatospora sp. NBC_01246 genome contains:
- a CDS encoding NADP-dependent oxidoreductase, with amino-acid sequence MKAITQYTYGGSDVLREVETERPEPGPSEVLVRVRAAGMNPTDWKHRQNPGFLDRLPLVLGWDVSGVVEAVGPGVTIHRPGDEVFGMLPYPYGVGAFAEYAVAPARALVRKPAGVDHVQAGAIPLAALTAWQVLVDAAGVRPGERVLIHAAAGGVGHLAVQIAKTRGAYVIGTASAPKHALLRELGADELIDYRTEDFTRIAPVDLVLDTIGGDTAIRSLDTLKPGGRLISIALGALPADLAEQAAARGVEAVPLLVEADQAGMRAIAGLVEAGELRAVVEAVFPLADAAKGHDLGDTGRVTGKVVLTVGE
- a CDS encoding aldo/keto reductase, with the translated sequence MEQRVLGRTGRPVSVVGLGTWQLGADWGDVREEDALDVLNTSVEAGVTLFDTADVYGDGRSEQLIGHYLKGRPDAGVFVATKFGRRAEQRPEHYNLANFRAWSDRSRSNLGVDRLDLVQLHCPPTPVYSDDEVYDALDTLVAEERIAAYGVSVETCAQALTAIARPGVASVQIILNAFRLKPLELVLPAAAAAGVGILARVPLASGLLSGRYTARTAFAADDHRTYNRHGEAFDQGETFSGVDFTTGVEAAAEFAALAPGEASPAQTALRWIIQQPGVTAVIPGARNPEQARANAAAAALPPLPGATLAAVRDLYDRRIRAQVHERW